A single genomic interval of Alteromonas sp. BL110 harbors:
- a CDS encoding isocitrate lyase has protein sequence MSQYQQDIDNFATLKAAQNGNWEGINPEFAARMKVQNRFKTGLDIARYTASIMRKDMAEYDADSSQYTQSLGCWHGFVGQQKMLSVKKHQGTTNKSYLYLSGWMVAALRSEFGPLPDQSMHEKTSVSALIEELYTFLRQADARELGDLFHKLDDAKKNGGDVAAIQAEIDNYETHVVPIIADIDAGFGNEEATYLLAKQMIEAGACCIQIENQVSDAKQCGHQDGKVTVPHEDFLAKINAVRYAFLELGVDEGVIVARTDSLGAGLTQKIPVSTSEGDLAAQYNAFLKTTEVAGADDLTEGDLVLKQGGKLVKPERLPNGLFRFKDNTGFDRVVLDCVTSLKHGADLLWIETEKPHVGQIAEMVNAIREQVPNAKLVYNNSPSFNWTLNFRQQVFDAWIEAGKDVSGYDRAKLMSADYDDSELAAEADKKIKSFQADAAREAGIFHHLITLPTYHTAALSTDNLAKGYFGEEGMLAYVRGVQRQEIRQGLACVKHQAMAGSDLGDTHKEYFSGEGALKASGEDNTMNQFDV, from the coding sequence ATGTCGCAATATCAACAAGACATTGATAACTTCGCCACATTAAAGGCAGCACAAAATGGAAATTGGGAAGGTATCAACCCAGAATTCGCTGCACGCATGAAGGTTCAAAACCGTTTTAAAACTGGTTTAGACATTGCTCGCTATACAGCAAGCATCATGCGCAAAGACATGGCTGAATATGACGCAGATTCGTCTCAGTACACACAGTCTTTAGGCTGCTGGCACGGCTTTGTAGGCCAACAAAAAATGCTTTCTGTGAAAAAGCATCAAGGCACAACTAACAAAAGCTACCTTTACCTTTCAGGCTGGATGGTAGCAGCACTTCGCTCTGAATTCGGTCCTCTTCCAGACCAATCAATGCACGAGAAAACGTCAGTGTCTGCACTTATCGAAGAGCTTTATACTTTCCTTCGCCAAGCTGACGCACGTGAATTGGGTGACCTTTTCCATAAACTAGACGACGCGAAGAAAAATGGCGGTGACGTCGCTGCAATCCAAGCAGAAATTGACAACTACGAGACTCATGTAGTTCCAATTATCGCTGACATCGACGCTGGCTTCGGTAACGAAGAAGCAACGTACCTACTTGCAAAGCAAATGATTGAAGCGGGTGCATGCTGTATTCAAATTGAAAACCAAGTATCTGATGCGAAGCAATGTGGTCACCAAGACGGTAAAGTAACCGTGCCACACGAAGACTTCCTGGCTAAGATCAACGCAGTACGTTATGCATTCCTTGAGCTAGGTGTTGATGAAGGTGTAATTGTGGCGCGTACCGACTCGCTAGGAGCTGGACTTACTCAAAAGATCCCTGTATCTACTTCAGAAGGCGACCTAGCTGCTCAGTACAATGCATTCCTTAAAACAACTGAAGTTGCAGGCGCAGACGACCTAACTGAAGGTGACCTAGTTCTTAAACAAGGTGGTAAACTTGTTAAGCCTGAGCGCTTACCAAACGGCCTGTTCCGCTTTAAAGACAACACCGGTTTCGACCGTGTAGTACTTGACTGTGTAACGTCACTTAAACACGGTGCTGACTTGCTTTGGATTGAGACTGAAAAGCCTCACGTTGGCCAAATTGCTGAAATGGTTAACGCTATTCGCGAACAAGTACCAAATGCTAAGCTGGTTTATAACAATTCTCCATCGTTCAACTGGACGCTTAACTTCCGTCAGCAAGTATTTGACGCGTGGATAGAAGCAGGTAAAGACGTGTCTGGCTATGACCGCGCGAAACTTATGTCTGCTGACTACGACGACAGCGAACTTGCAGCAGAAGCTGATAAGAAGATCAAGAGCTTCCAAGCTGATGCAGCACGTGAAGCGGGTATCTTCCACCACCTTATCACGCTACCGACTTACCACACTGCGGCGCTGTCTACTGACAATCTTGCAAAAGGTTACTTCGGTGAAGAAGGCATGCTTGCTTATGTACGCGGTGTTCAGCGTCAAGAAATTCGCCAGGGTCTAGCGTGTGTTAAGCACCAAGCGATGGCAGGTTCTGATCTAGGTGATACGCACAAAGAGTACTTCTCTGGCGAAGGTGCACTTAAAGCGTCTGGTGAAGATAACACCATGAATCAGTTCGACGTATAA
- a CDS encoding chemotaxis protein CheV, which translates to MNNSVLSSVDQRTKLVGENRLELLMFQLGTRHVFAMNVFKIKEVINVPKLNIMPGSHNNLKGVMNYRGSSIPIIDLRQAIKMRGAATEATAKNVIITEYNRSVQGFIIGEVKNIVNTSWGTIQPPPSGIGKSNYLTAITQVNVEGKQELVEIIDVEKVLAEIIDYDTSISEEVLDQGIVNHFLGKKVLIVDDSSTARKQIKDTLEQLGISIIERKNGAEALALLKQWADEGKNPTDEILLMFTDAEMPEMDGYRLTSEVRNDPRMSDLFIALNTSLSGSFNDAMVEKVGCNRFISKFQPDMLVDVAQQRMREYLAAQNK; encoded by the coding sequence ATGAATAACAGTGTACTATCGTCGGTTGATCAGAGAACCAAGCTTGTAGGTGAAAACAGACTTGAGCTTTTGATGTTTCAGCTTGGAACACGTCATGTTTTTGCCATGAACGTCTTTAAAATTAAAGAGGTTATCAACGTACCCAAGCTTAACATAATGCCCGGCTCTCATAATAATCTTAAAGGCGTAATGAACTACCGCGGCAGTTCTATTCCAATTATAGACTTGCGTCAGGCAATAAAAATGCGCGGTGCAGCCACTGAAGCGACAGCGAAAAACGTAATTATCACTGAATACAATAGAAGTGTGCAGGGCTTTATTATCGGCGAAGTTAAAAACATCGTAAATACATCTTGGGGGACTATACAGCCGCCCCCTAGCGGGATTGGTAAATCTAACTATCTAACCGCCATAACTCAGGTGAATGTTGAGGGTAAACAAGAGCTGGTTGAGATAATTGATGTCGAAAAAGTGCTAGCGGAAATCATTGATTACGATACTTCCATTTCCGAGGAAGTGTTAGATCAAGGTATCGTCAATCACTTTTTAGGTAAGAAAGTGTTGATTGTTGATGATTCCAGCACGGCAAGAAAACAAATAAAAGACACTTTAGAGCAGCTAGGTATCAGCATTATTGAGCGAAAGAATGGCGCAGAGGCGCTGGCTTTACTTAAACAGTGGGCTGATGAAGGGAAGAACCCTACCGACGAAATCTTGCTTATGTTTACTGATGCAGAGATGCCGGAAATGGACGGTTATCGGCTTACCTCGGAGGTGCGTAACGACCCGCGTATGAGCGACCTGTTCATAGCGCTAAACACCTCATTAAGTGGGAGCTTCAACGATGCTATGGTAGAAAAAGTGGGGTGTAATAGATTTATCTCAAAGTTCCAACCCGATATGCTTGTAGACGTGGCCCAGCAGCGCATGCGTGAATACCTCGCTGCGCAAAACAAATAG
- a CDS encoding alkaline phosphatase: MIKQFVRTSLLSCASIAVLASCGITESKTESANVNSSQIKGVPKNIIMVVADGMGPAYTTAYRNYVDDPSTPQIESVVFDDILVGNASTYPARVSGYVTDSAAAATALATGVKSYNGAIGVDVNKQPVNSVMYHAKNKGMRTGLAVTSQIVHATPASYIAHNESRKNYNKIAEDFFDVRANGEFVADVMLGGGTSYFEREDRDILAQFIDAGYEYADSYNRLASIPAGSNVLGLFAPVALPAVLDDKRKNRLEYLTQHAIKQLENDNGFFLLVEASQVDWAGHANDIASAMAEMHDLALTVEYLRDYVKANPDTLVVLTADHSTGGLTIGANGDYRWSPEHLKSISASVMTIALDMANEENPGEYVAQKLGLSLSEEELATLNSVSNQDDKTRFMAVKTFLDSKTNTGWTTGGHTGVDVEVFAFGAGYQSFMGQIDNTDIAKTIFSFIDKKQPMKIDNDANEVSRKISTNIELTSDEDDDGLCDFKEDWRCN, encoded by the coding sequence ATGATTAAACAATTTGTTCGCACATCATTGCTAAGTTGTGCGTCTATTGCTGTTCTTGCGAGCTGTGGTATCACTGAATCAAAGACAGAGTCAGCAAACGTAAACAGCAGCCAAATTAAAGGTGTGCCGAAAAATATCATTATGGTTGTTGCCGATGGTATGGGGCCTGCCTACACTACCGCCTATCGCAACTATGTAGATGACCCGTCAACACCACAAATAGAGTCGGTTGTGTTTGACGACATTTTGGTGGGCAACGCGTCGACTTATCCTGCTCGCGTATCGGGTTATGTTACGGATTCAGCAGCTGCCGCCACTGCGCTTGCTACCGGTGTGAAGTCATACAACGGTGCAATAGGCGTGGATGTTAATAAGCAGCCGGTAAACTCGGTTATGTACCATGCCAAAAATAAAGGTATGCGTACTGGTTTGGCCGTTACATCTCAAATTGTTCATGCCACACCAGCCTCATACATTGCTCATAATGAAAGCCGCAAGAACTACAATAAAATTGCTGAGGATTTCTTTGACGTGCGCGCAAACGGCGAGTTTGTTGCAGACGTAATGTTAGGCGGTGGTACCTCTTACTTTGAACGGGAAGATAGAGATATTTTGGCGCAGTTTATCGATGCGGGCTACGAATATGCTGACTCATATAATCGCTTGGCTTCAATACCAGCCGGAAGTAATGTGCTAGGTCTTTTCGCTCCCGTAGCGCTGCCTGCGGTACTTGATGATAAGCGCAAAAACCGTCTAGAGTACTTAACTCAACATGCTATCAAGCAATTAGAAAATGACAATGGTTTCTTCCTTTTAGTTGAAGCAAGTCAAGTAGATTGGGCAGGCCACGCTAACGATATCGCCTCTGCTATGGCTGAAATGCATGACCTGGCGTTAACTGTGGAATATCTGCGCGATTACGTAAAAGCTAACCCGGATACACTGGTTGTATTAACTGCTGACCATAGCACCGGCGGTTTAACAATTGGCGCAAATGGCGATTATCGCTGGAGCCCTGAGCATTTAAAATCAATCTCAGCCTCGGTGATGACGATTGCTCTTGATATGGCTAACGAAGAAAACCCTGGCGAATATGTGGCGCAAAAGCTTGGCTTATCGTTAAGTGAAGAAGAGCTAGCCACGCTCAATAGTGTATCGAATCAAGATGATAAAACGCGCTTTATGGCGGTGAAAACTTTCCTAGATTCGAAAACAAATACAGGTTGGACTACAGGCGGTCATACTGGTGTAGATGTTGAAGTATTTGCCTTTGGTGCTGGATATCAGTCGTTTATGGGGCAAATAGATAATACCGATATTGCTAAAACCATTTTCAGTTTTATTGATAAAAAACAGCCTATGAAAATCGATAATGACGCAAATGAAGTATCAAGAAAGATATCTACCAATATTGAACTTACGTCAGACGAAGATGATGATGGCTTATGTGACTTCAAAGAAGACTGGCGCTGTAACTAA
- the glsB gene encoding glutaminase B, with product MLSLLQDIYDEVEPMLGMGKVADYIPALATVNPRQFGISICDINGHITSIGDASVPFSIQSISKVFNLVLSINHYGETMWERVGCEPSGLPFNSLVQLEYEHGIPRNPFINAGALVVSDMVQSRFASPFIAMRDFVRRLSCNGEIIVNKEVADSEFEHRSRNAAMAYLMKAYGNFENDVEDVLRNYFHNCALEMSCEDLARSTSFLANGGFSTCANEQVLTPYQTKQVNALLATSGMYDEAGSFAFKVGLPGKSGVGGGIVAVVPGRFTICVFSPALNSVGNSQLGVAALTSLSERINWSIY from the coding sequence ATGCTATCGTTACTGCAGGATATTTATGATGAAGTCGAGCCTATGCTTGGCATGGGAAAAGTCGCAGACTATATCCCAGCGTTAGCAACGGTAAATCCTCGTCAGTTTGGCATTTCCATTTGTGATATCAACGGGCACATAACGTCTATTGGTGACGCTAGCGTGCCCTTTTCGATACAAAGTATCTCAAAAGTTTTTAACTTAGTTTTGTCCATCAATCACTATGGTGAAACTATGTGGGAGCGCGTAGGGTGTGAACCATCTGGGCTGCCGTTCAACTCCTTAGTGCAGCTAGAATACGAACACGGTATTCCACGTAACCCTTTTATTAACGCAGGCGCGCTGGTGGTAAGCGATATGGTGCAATCGCGCTTTGCATCGCCTTTTATTGCGATGAGAGATTTTGTAAGACGCTTAAGCTGCAATGGGGAAATTATAGTTAATAAAGAAGTTGCTGATTCGGAATTCGAACACCGTTCTCGTAACGCGGCAATGGCGTATTTAATGAAAGCCTACGGCAATTTTGAAAACGACGTGGAAGATGTGCTTCGCAATTACTTTCATAACTGCGCACTAGAAATGAGTTGTGAAGATTTAGCGCGATCTACAAGCTTTCTTGCTAACGGGGGCTTTTCAACCTGCGCAAATGAGCAGGTTTTAACGCCTTATCAAACTAAGCAAGTGAACGCATTACTTGCAACCAGCGGTATGTATGACGAAGCGGGCAGTTTTGCTTTTAAAGTCGGTTTGCCGGGTAAGAGTGGGGTAGGCGGCGGTATAGTTGCCGTTGTACCTGGCAGGTTTACTATTTGCGTATTTTCACCTGCACTTAACAGTGTGGGGAATTCTCAGCTAGGCGTGGCAGCGCTAACCTCGCTAAGTGAACGCATTAATTGGTCTATCTATTAG
- a CDS encoding lipocalin-like domain-containing protein: MTYKLNRNSHYKPWALSNFNCLLLIFICSLLSACNDSSNTDEQNKSTNSSKTTTARGFFGDMQSSDTFTSVERNTYVELPEDHKSHPDFQLEWWYLTFVLSGENGQEFGLQYTLFRFNTDKAPDKSTARPVVRNWANVQQWMGHASLHTLNHHYFEERFASGGVGNAYVKPQPFTTVIDDWVWKATRRKAETEAQVDSQAMFPSMLTFAFGQRHTRDTNQPSNVTSKPSEGELPRKDGSQNDAVDRASPADTQLNNEVARRNNAVKVALSLDSTGPFIKQGNNGYSKKAQDEKLRSYYYSQPFINAKGTINIEGNNIKVDGKGWFDHEWTSHLANSEALGWDWFSLHLSDGSKLMAFRMHSHTDSKAESESQNAEIFTTASFITKNGMKETVEQADVTITPTGYELIQKGSKQGGEHRSAARSVPTSWRIQLPTKNIDVSVSAFKEKQWNESLFPYYEGRVEVEGSHSGNGFMELTGY; the protein is encoded by the coding sequence ATGACGTATAAATTAAATCGCAATAGCCACTATAAACCTTGGGCTTTAAGCAATTTTAACTGTTTACTGCTTATATTCATTTGCTCATTGTTGTCTGCTTGTAATGACAGTTCGAATACAGATGAGCAAAATAAGAGCACGAACTCTTCAAAAACTACTACAGCTCGTGGTTTCTTTGGTGACATGCAATCGAGCGACACATTTACTTCAGTAGAAAGAAACACGTATGTTGAGCTACCTGAAGATCATAAAAGCCATCCCGACTTCCAATTAGAATGGTGGTACCTAACCTTTGTATTAAGTGGCGAAAACGGTCAGGAATTCGGTTTGCAGTATACGCTTTTTCGATTTAATACTGATAAGGCTCCGGATAAGAGCACTGCTCGACCAGTCGTGCGAAATTGGGCTAACGTTCAGCAATGGATGGGGCACGCCTCACTACACACTTTAAATCATCACTATTTTGAAGAGCGATTTGCAAGTGGCGGCGTAGGTAACGCTTACGTAAAACCGCAACCCTTTACTACGGTGATTGACGATTGGGTTTGGAAAGCCACACGGCGAAAGGCAGAGACCGAAGCTCAGGTAGATAGCCAAGCCATGTTTCCTTCTATGTTAACGTTTGCTTTTGGTCAACGACATACTCGCGATACAAATCAGCCGTCTAATGTAACCTCCAAACCTTCTGAAGGCGAGTTACCTAGAAAGGATGGCTCCCAAAACGATGCTGTTGATAGAGCTTCACCTGCTGATACACAATTAAACAATGAAGTAGCGCGAAGAAATAACGCCGTTAAGGTAGCCCTTAGCTTAGACTCCACGGGTCCATTTATAAAACAAGGCAATAATGGTTATAGCAAAAAGGCACAAGACGAAAAGCTTCGCTCTTACTATTACAGTCAGCCATTCATTAATGCAAAGGGAACGATAAACATAGAAGGCAATAACATAAAGGTTGATGGTAAAGGCTGGTTTGATCATGAATGGACGAGCCACTTGGCCAACAGTGAGGCGTTAGGGTGGGACTGGTTTTCGCTGCATTTAAGCGATGGAAGCAAACTTATGGCGTTTAGAATGCATTCGCATACTGACAGTAAAGCAGAGAGCGAAAGCCAAAACGCTGAAATATTCACAACGGCCAGCTTCATAACTAAAAACGGAATGAAAGAGACCGTCGAACAAGCCGACGTAACTATTACGCCAACAGGCTATGAGCTAATTCAAAAAGGAAGCAAACAAGGAGGCGAACATAGAAGCGCAGCCCGTTCCGTCCCTACATCTTGGCGCATTCAATTACCGACAAAAAATATCGATGTTTCCGTTAGCGCGTTTAAAGAAAAACAGTGGAATGAAAGTTTATTTCCTTACTATGAGGGACGAGTTGAAGTAGAGGGCTCCCATTCAGGGAACGGCTTTATGGAATTGACCGGCTACTAG
- a CDS encoding ABC transporter permease, whose amino-acid sequence MVAIVLANAGLVTVLLINEGATQGELLQSKQGLFADSIITPVNSGTQVNRERRTGGAAHERSAHKQIPQKRFIHKGFTKEHYAALRRHGFTQLIAISERSITLSCSDKEATPITLKLLGVDSQPLLGSTFRASDKELSLSSLSLGMGESKQPSNSRILRTNFSDSFSVNGLLHPVTNAKLTCHNTLSEDGSTLAPSPYWPASVNTYVNRLAPQDTILVSIDDFYRGEISPSYSEGDTKLGTNNITKQHKIFVPLTGFAALTPLSEQDLETIETLLGIPVKQSTNDSGNDTGSLPDSFRLNLWAMSALMGVVSLFIVLNALNLMYRTRLPNVIRLRQLGVSKRVLSGALFTELMVYCVISIPIGIFIGFQAASRLSPVISGTFSSLFNAVFVNPNVNLIFIFGFALTTTFLSLVVFSLASIINLSNALTVRPAEKEKTMITWVVGFVSLATLILLFIVETFVSSTTSALFYVALLLLTSCGLVLLWLPIVAKLLTAFVPRQWPVFHYVIANMHLLSRKTRLAVCAFFIALTANIGMNTMTDSFRSATEQWLEQRLYAPFYLYTDAPLKNVESLSANSLPPLAVTPLLKADGDALSLNGTEKISEVIVHTPTSVSISSYPVHQNGKESLALDSVINNDLSAAWPAFTEGKGVFINQQLAFALNAELGDTLNIANIRFRKGINGSSSNVAQSTNAATDQTEGAKASSVNHSTNQPSNTGIFSTQPEWKVLGIYPDYGNLNGQILAPLPLFNQNNITVRNNLFSGVLAIYPKPDGYQGRTASSEVTFTKETLEQQLKSHLGDEADITLYSRQALLNISMNTFDHTFVLTDGLNITTLLVAGIAFAVSLTVLTIGSSAQLSVLRALGVSQLKVKASLFIQYLLLCFVSALLAIPFGIYLAYVFINLVNRYAFNWVYLLSIEVNVILSSVGLSLLIVSLVLLLPLGKLKPKIDLRQEVQL is encoded by the coding sequence ATGGTCGCAATAGTTTTGGCCAATGCCGGGCTTGTTACTGTTTTGCTAATAAACGAAGGGGCAACACAGGGCGAATTACTGCAGTCAAAGCAAGGTCTTTTTGCCGACAGTATCATCACCCCTGTCAACAGCGGAACTCAAGTTAACAGAGAACGTCGCACCGGCGGCGCTGCACATGAGCGCTCTGCACACAAACAAATACCACAAAAACGTTTTATACATAAAGGCTTTACAAAGGAGCACTATGCCGCCCTTCGCCGACATGGCTTTACCCAGCTTATAGCTATATCTGAACGCAGCATTACCCTTTCGTGCAGTGACAAGGAAGCAACACCAATTACCCTTAAATTACTTGGCGTTGATTCTCAGCCTCTTTTGGGAAGTACGTTTCGAGCAAGTGATAAAGAACTTTCGCTTTCGTCTCTTTCTTTAGGAATGGGAGAAAGTAAGCAGCCTTCTAATTCGCGGATATTGCGTACTAATTTTTCGGACAGCTTTTCCGTAAACGGGCTGCTTCACCCTGTTACAAATGCCAAGCTAACTTGTCATAACACGCTAAGTGAAGACGGTAGCACATTAGCCCCTTCTCCCTATTGGCCTGCATCGGTTAATACTTATGTGAATAGACTAGCGCCGCAAGATACGATATTGGTCTCTATAGATGATTTTTACAGAGGCGAAATAAGCCCTTCTTACAGTGAAGGTGATACAAAGCTCGGCACTAACAACATTACAAAACAACATAAAATTTTCGTGCCGCTTACTGGCTTCGCTGCTCTTACGCCTCTTTCAGAACAAGACCTTGAAACAATAGAAACATTACTTGGAATACCTGTTAAACAATCAACTAACGACAGTGGCAATGACACCGGTTCATTACCTGATAGCTTTAGATTAAACCTGTGGGCAATGAGCGCGCTTATGGGCGTAGTTTCACTTTTTATAGTGCTGAACGCCCTAAACTTGATGTACCGCACTCGGTTACCCAACGTGATTCGGCTTCGACAACTTGGTGTATCTAAGCGTGTATTAAGCGGCGCACTCTTTACTGAACTGATGGTTTACTGCGTGATAAGTATACCAATTGGCATCTTCATAGGTTTTCAAGCCGCCTCAAGGTTATCACCAGTAATAAGCGGCACCTTTTCGTCTTTGTTTAACGCCGTATTTGTTAATCCTAACGTAAACCTGATTTTTATTTTCGGGTTTGCGTTAACTACGACCTTTTTATCGTTAGTCGTTTTCTCTTTAGCTTCTATAATTAACCTTTCAAATGCGCTGACGGTACGCCCTGCTGAAAAAGAAAAAACGATGATTACATGGGTTGTGGGCTTTGTATCATTAGCAACCTTGATTCTGCTATTTATTGTTGAAACCTTTGTCTCCTCTACGACATCTGCTTTATTTTACGTTGCATTGTTATTACTCACCAGTTGCGGACTTGTGCTTCTGTGGCTACCTATTGTAGCCAAGCTACTCACTGCGTTTGTGCCAAGACAATGGCCAGTATTTCATTACGTGATTGCTAATATGCATTTACTGTCGAGAAAAACACGCCTTGCAGTTTGTGCATTTTTTATCGCGTTAACAGCAAATATCGGAATGAATACCATGACCGATAGCTTTAGAAGCGCAACGGAGCAATGGTTAGAACAAAGACTTTACGCGCCTTTCTACCTCTACACAGACGCACCACTCAAGAATGTAGAATCCCTATCAGCCAATTCACTACCACCACTGGCCGTAACGCCATTACTAAAAGCTGACGGTGATGCATTAAGTTTAAACGGCACAGAAAAAATAAGTGAAGTTATAGTCCACACCCCTACTTCCGTTTCTATTAGTAGTTACCCTGTTCATCAAAATGGTAAAGAGAGTCTTGCCCTCGATAGCGTAATAAACAACGACCTTAGTGCAGCTTGGCCTGCGTTTACGGAAGGGAAAGGAGTATTTATTAATCAGCAATTAGCCTTCGCGCTTAATGCTGAATTAGGTGACACGCTAAATATAGCTAATATAAGGTTTCGAAAAGGGATAAATGGAAGTAGTTCGAACGTTGCTCAATCAACAAATGCAGCAACCGACCAAACCGAGGGGGCAAAAGCCAGCTCTGTCAACCACTCGACAAACCAGCCTTCAAATACAGGTATTTTTTCTACACAACCTGAATGGAAAGTACTTGGCATATACCCTGACTATGGCAACCTTAATGGGCAGATATTAGCGCCACTCCCTTTGTTCAACCAAAACAACATTACAGTGAGAAATAACCTATTTTCCGGCGTACTGGCTATATACCCTAAGCCAGACGGCTACCAAGGGCGCACGGCGAGTAGCGAAGTTACCTTCACAAAAGAAACCCTCGAACAACAGCTAAAATCTCACCTTGGAGATGAAGCCGACATAACCCTGTATAGCAGGCAGGCGCTCTTAAATATCTCTATGAACACGTTCGATCACACCTTTGTATTGACCGATGGCCTGAATATTACAACGTTGCTCGTTGCAGGTATTGCCTTCGCGGTGTCTCTTACCGTTTTAACCATAGGCAGCTCTGCGCAACTGTCCGTACTAAGAGCACTGGGAGTTAGCCAGCTTAAAGTTAAGGCATCACTATTTATTCAGTATCTGCTACTTTGCTTTGTTTCAGCACTGCTCGCCATTCCCTTTGGCATCTACTTGGCTTACGTCTTTATAAATTTAGTCAATCGATACGCCTTCAACTGGGTGTATCTTCTTTCAATTGAAGTAAACGTCATTCTGTCTAGTGTGGGACTTTCTCTGCTCATCGTTTCACTGGTGCTTTTACTACCTTTAGGGAAACTCAAACCCAAAATTGATTTAAGACAGGAAGTGCAGTTATGA
- a CDS encoding ABC transporter ATP-binding protein, whose translation MLTIKELKKSFSKAGAPLINNLNLTVAPGESVSIQGASGCGKSTLLSLIAGFESPDSGDITVNGLAIARAGYHGSSTQARDIDKFRKQHLGIVFQSFNLFDCFNVWDNIAFTARLKGNFDKGYQLALMKQLEILPLAQKPLSQLSGGEQQRCAIARALVHRPSLILADEPTGNLDETTSETVSDLLFKTCREANTSLVVVTHSQDVAIKADSVLRLHKGVLEDVKPESMTNAPVSPQFSANEL comes from the coding sequence ATGCTGACAATAAAAGAGTTAAAAAAATCATTTTCAAAGGCGGGAGCGCCGCTCATAAACAATCTTAATCTGACTGTAGCCCCAGGCGAATCGGTAAGCATACAGGGGGCTTCTGGGTGTGGTAAATCTACTTTGCTATCGCTCATCGCTGGGTTTGAGAGTCCAGATAGCGGCGACATTACGGTAAATGGGTTAGCAATTGCTAGGGCTGGCTACCATGGCAGTAGCACTCAGGCCAGAGACATTGATAAATTTCGCAAACAACATTTAGGTATTGTATTTCAAAGCTTTAACCTGTTCGATTGCTTTAACGTATGGGACAACATTGCTTTTACTGCAAGGCTAAAAGGTAATTTTGATAAAGGCTATCAATTAGCGCTAATGAAGCAGCTTGAAATATTACCCTTAGCGCAAAAGCCACTGAGCCAATTATCAGGAGGCGAACAGCAGCGCTGTGCCATAGCCCGAGCGCTCGTGCATCGACCCTCGCTTATTTTAGCCGACGAACCCACCGGCAATTTAGACGAGACCACCAGCGAAACCGTATCTGACTTACTATTTAAAACCTGTAGAGAAGCCAACACTTCCCTTGTTGTAGTGACCCATAGTCAAGACGTGGCCATAAAAGCAGATTCTGTTTTGCGACTTCACAAAGGCGTATTAGAAGATGTAAAACCTGAAAGCATGACAAACGCCCCTGTTTCACCGCAGTTCTCGGCAAACGAGCTTTAA
- a CDS encoding VC0807 family protein, whose amino-acid sequence MSAVQEPTQKNQGFFGNLAFNIVIPVVLMSYASSEDYLGPAWSIVAALSFPIGYGLWDLKESGKVNGFSILGIISVLLTGGFSLLKLPAEYIAIKEAAIPGIIGIAVLVTQYTNKPLVKMLILNDQIINWPHLNQVLDAKGKQPEFKKKVAVSSYIVASSFFLSSALNYILAKMILVSEPGTTAYTEELGRMTALSYPVIVIPSMILLIAALWYLFAQIKKITGEELDNFINQ is encoded by the coding sequence ATGTCAGCAGTACAAGAACCTACTCAAAAGAATCAAGGCTTTTTCGGCAACCTCGCGTTTAACATTGTTATTCCTGTGGTGTTGATGAGCTATGCAAGTTCAGAAGATTACCTAGGGCCAGCATGGAGTATCGTAGCTGCACTCAGCTTCCCTATTGGTTACGGTCTATGGGACCTAAAAGAATCAGGAAAGGTAAACGGCTTTTCTATTCTCGGGATTATCAGCGTGTTGCTTACCGGCGGGTTTAGCTTACTTAAACTGCCAGCAGAGTACATTGCGATAAAAGAAGCGGCCATACCGGGCATTATCGGTATAGCGGTGTTAGTGACCCAATACACTAACAAGCCTTTGGTGAAAATGCTTATTTTGAACGACCAGATCATTAACTGGCCCCACCTCAATCAGGTCTTAGATGCCAAAGGAAAGCAGCCAGAATTTAAAAAGAAGGTAGCGGTAAGCTCTTATATTGTCGCGAGCTCCTTTTTTCTCTCTTCGGCGCTTAATTATATTTTGGCAAAAATGATATTGGTTAGTGAGCCCGGTACTACTGCGTACACTGAAGAGTTGGGTCGAATGACAGCGCTTAGCTACCCGGTCATTGTTATCCCAAGCATGATTTTGCTTATTGCCGCGCTTTGGTATTTATTTGCACAAATTAAAAAAATTACTGGCGAAGAACTCGATAACTTCATTAACCAGTAA